The sequence AGCGCGAGGGGGGCACCGGGTGATCGCCATGCTGGCAGGCTGGATTCGGGGTGCGGTGGTCGCCGCGCTGGTCCTGCTGGTGCGGATCTACCAGGCAACGCTCGGGCCGTTCCTGGGGGGCCGGTGCCGGTTTGTCCCCTCGTGCAGTGAGTATGCGATCGAGGCGATTCGCGAGCGGGGGCCGGTGGTTGGGGCATACCTCGCGGCCCGGCGGCTGCTGCGGTGCCACCCATTTGGGGGATCCGGATTCGACCCGGTGCCGCTTGCGCAGCACCGGTGCCGAGCAACCGAGGTCAAGTGAGTGTAAACTAAGTTAGTGGCTATCGGGAACGACCGATGGTGGGGTGCGCGTTTGTCTCATAGAAGGAGGGCGCGGCGATGAGCAGGCTGCCGGCGGCCAAACGAAGGGAGCAGCTCCTCGATACCGCCGCGAGGCTGTTCGCGAAGTTCGGCTACGCCGGGGCGACGACCGCGCAGATCGCCCGGGACGCGGGGATCACCGAGCCGATCATCTATAGGCACTTTGACTCGAAGCGAGACCTGTTCATCGCGCTGATCGAGCGCACGGGCGACGACACGATCCGCCTGTGGGAGCACGAACTGAGTACCGCGCCCGACCCGGCGGAGCGGCTCAAGCGGCTGATCGGGGCGAACCCGATGGTCTCGACGCGGCACGAGCCGCCGTCGCCCGGGAGGGCCCTGTACCGGGTGATCATCCAGGCGATGACCGAGGTGGAGGACCCGCAGATCCTGGCGGCGCTGTCGAGCCACATGCGGAAGCTGCACGCCTTCCTGACCGGCGAGGTTCGGCGCGCCCAGGAGGGCGGGCAGGTGTCGCGCCGGTTCAGCCCGGAGGTCACCGCGTGGGCGTTGATCCACATGGGGCTTGGGTACGGCACGCTGGCGGTCCTGGAGATCCCGGGGCACGGGACGGACCAGTCGGGCGTGCACGTGTCGGACCTGATCGGCGAGTTGATGCTGGGGGAGCGGTACCGCAAGCCGGCGGAATAGTCCGTGCAGCGCGGCGACCCGGCGGGTTCTTGCGAATCTCCGAATCTCTCGCGACCGAGTTCGGACTGTTACCTGTATACTCGACGCCGCGCGAACCAACATTGGCGTTGGTTCGGTGGAAGTGGCTCCGGCCTCCTGGTCCGGCGCGGACGAAAACTGAAAAGGAGTGGCGCCGTGCTCCATCGAACGCATATAGCCCTTGGGGTCGCCTTTGCGCTCGGTGCCGCGACCGGGGGGGTGGCGCAGCCTGTTCACGACAGCGGCGGGGCGGCCTCATCAGCCCTTCATGGGAGCGGGCAGCTTGACTTCCGGCAGGTTGTCCAGCAGGGCAAGTCGCGGGTGTTCCCCGCGGTGGTGTTCATCAAGTGTGTCCGCGAGAACAACATGGGCGGGGAGAAGAAGTCCGCGGAGGTCTCAGGCT comes from Phycisphaeraceae bacterium and encodes:
- a CDS encoding TetR/AcrR family transcriptional regulator, which translates into the protein MSRLPAAKRREQLLDTAARLFAKFGYAGATTAQIARDAGITEPIIYRHFDSKRDLFIALIERTGDDTIRLWEHELSTAPDPAERLKRLIGANPMVSTRHEPPSPGRALYRVIIQAMTEVEDPQILAALSSHMRKLHAFLTGEVRRAQEGGQVSRRFSPEVTAWALIHMGLGYGTLAVLEIPGHGTDQSGVHVSDLIGELMLGERYRKPAE
- the yidD gene encoding membrane protein insertion efficiency factor YidD → MLAGWIRGAVVAALVLLVRIYQATLGPFLGGRCRFVPSCSEYAIEAIRERGPVVGAYLAARRLLRCHPFGGSGFDPVPLAQHRCRATEVK